One segment of Pyrococcus sp. ST04 DNA contains the following:
- a CDS encoding ABC transporter ATP-binding protein has protein sequence MGYLKNYKLEFIIGIVLVVLMSYTNGIIPVLIRNAIDKGISVGNYTSAVHYGFLILLAGVLNGVFSFAGRYLLVKASQHAIYELRMDAFRALQRQRMEFFDKTFTGQLISRITNDAERVTAFLSFRLRMLVYSTFLIGVSLYYMAKMSGKLTVVALITIAIVVIINFTYAKKVRPIYDKIRHQTGVIASIATGTIAGIKTIKSLAAEGYAQEKFSKENEQLFALNVQATKVTSMYGNAPFLIMGLAMSSMLYYGGRGIMNGTLTVGELTAFLTYMLTLMWPLRAFGFIIGDIQRSLAAASRLFDVIDSAPKSVDPPDAVDLPNPRGEVEFRDVWFTYHTGKTVLKGISFKVKPGEKVLITGPPGSGKSTILKLIAKLYEPDKGDVLIDGISVSKIKTDSLRRIVAYVPQEPFIFNRSLRENIALAKPDATLEEIKKAAEIAKIRDFIESLPQGYETVVGEKGITLSGGQRQRIALARAMLLNPKIVLLDDPVSNLDAETERRLVEDLKDILRDKTAIIVSQRLSLARIVDRVIVMEDGKIIEEGSPEELAKKGGVFSEMLRASGVGEDNG, from the coding sequence ATGGGGTATTTGAAAAATTATAAGCTCGAATTTATCATTGGAATAGTGTTAGTTGTTCTGATGTCTTACACAAATGGTATTATTCCAGTTTTGATAAGAAATGCCATTGACAAGGGTATTTCTGTTGGGAACTACACGTCTGCCGTTCACTATGGCTTTCTAATACTTCTGGCTGGAGTTCTTAACGGTGTCTTTAGCTTTGCTGGCAGATATCTTCTCGTCAAAGCTTCTCAACATGCAATATATGAGCTTAGAATGGACGCGTTCAGGGCGCTTCAGAGGCAGAGAATGGAGTTCTTTGATAAAACTTTCACAGGGCAGTTGATAAGTAGGATTACTAATGACGCGGAAAGAGTGACTGCTTTCTTATCATTTAGACTTAGAATGCTCGTATATTCTACCTTCCTAATAGGAGTTTCCCTTTACTATATGGCTAAAATGAGCGGAAAGTTGACGGTTGTTGCTCTAATTACGATAGCAATAGTTGTTATAATTAACTTTACTTATGCTAAAAAAGTTAGACCCATTTATGACAAGATAAGACACCAGACTGGAGTTATAGCCTCAATAGCAACGGGGACGATAGCTGGAATAAAAACAATAAAATCTTTAGCTGCAGAGGGTTATGCTCAGGAGAAATTCTCAAAGGAAAATGAACAGCTCTTTGCACTAAACGTTCAGGCAACGAAAGTTACTTCAATGTACGGTAATGCTCCCTTCCTTATTATGGGCCTTGCCATGAGTTCAATGCTGTATTACGGTGGAAGGGGAATAATGAATGGAACGTTGACAGTTGGAGAACTTACAGCCTTTTTAACTTACATGCTCACTCTAATGTGGCCCTTAAGAGCATTTGGGTTTATAATAGGGGACATCCAGAGGAGCCTAGCTGCGGCCTCAAGGCTTTTTGACGTAATCGACAGTGCACCAAAGAGCGTTGATCCTCCAGACGCCGTTGATCTTCCCAATCCTCGGGGAGAGGTTGAATTTAGAGATGTGTGGTTTACTTATCACACCGGTAAAACGGTTCTCAAGGGTATAAGCTTTAAGGTAAAGCCGGGTGAGAAAGTTTTGATTACTGGTCCTCCTGGCTCCGGAAAGAGTACTATTCTTAAGCTTATAGCGAAGCTCTACGAGCCTGATAAGGGAGATGTGCTCATAGACGGGATAAGTGTGAGTAAAATAAAAACTGACAGCCTGAGAAGAATAGTTGCATACGTTCCTCAAGAGCCTTTCATATTCAACAGAAGCCTTAGGGAAAATATAGCCCTTGCCAAGCCTGATGCAACGTTAGAGGAAATTAAGAAAGCGGCTGAGATAGCAAAGATCCGGGACTTTATAGAGAGTCTTCCCCAGGGTTATGAAACCGTTGTTGGAGAAAAAGGGATAACTCTTTCAGGAGGGCAGAGACAGAGGATAGCGCTGGCAAGGGCCATGTTGCTTAATCCGAAGATAGTTCTTCTTGATGATCCTGTTTCGAACCTTGACGCTGAAACGGAAAGAAGGCTTGTTGAAGATTTGAAAGATATCCTCAGGGATAAAACTGCCATAATAGTTTCCCAAAGACTTTCCCTAGCTAGAATCGTTGATAGGGTCATAGTGATGGAAGATGGGAAAATAATAGAGGAGGGCTCACCAGAGGAACTCGCCAAAAAAGGAGGAGTATTTAGTGAGATGTTGAGGGCTTCTGGGGTGGGTGAGGACAATGGGTGA
- a CDS encoding ArsR family transcriptional regulator: MENDELVREVQRLRETLNEIMKTFAIISQMAQAYLRLLNVYAEYGGVGIDVVIPEIKNDPIAREIVRILFDLKKANISEITRELRGRRGKASRNTVRSKIKKLEQLGIVVEANGERGIRRWRWN, encoded by the coding sequence ATGGAAAATGATGAGCTCGTCAGGGAAGTTCAGCGGCTTAGAGAGACACTCAATGAGATCATGAAAACATTCGCCATAATCTCTCAAATGGCTCAGGCGTACCTTAGGTTGCTTAACGTTTATGCGGAGTATGGGGGAGTAGGTATAGATGTCGTTATACCGGAAATAAAAAACGATCCAATAGCTAGGGAGATTGTAAGGATACTCTTTGATCTTAAAAAAGCTAATATAAGTGAAATAACAAGGGAACTGAGAGGTAGAAGGGGAAAAGCCTCAAGGAACACCGTGAGATCGAAAATTAAGAAACTGGAACAACTAGGAATAGTAGTTGAGGCTAATGGAGAACGGGGAATAAGGAGATGGCGTTGGAATTAA
- a CDS encoding MFS transporter, translating to MKWSEIPRDARAYMLYHTIIEPQLIVWLLLPLYMMYSGYSVLDVGIIFTVVNIASIPITYVIGKIFNKFDIKKGLMIIDILDGIAYILYGLAHGTYSSLMFFLGRLIEKISTLFYPLYRAYEQIIYPKDKYEEIFAWHLRLPEISKMVAFPILGYLFGYVFTGLENYRKAFILFGLLSIPTTLYIYYFLPPVRAQEKITQETFKFKVGEFKVLLIFEALFILGWSLAPDFIMINYIVFELKKTIFEVTIVSCISSAFSIIGTYISEKIPKKKGFQAIAAGMALNAIYALIMSLSPPFSIVMIAYAIGSMGDSIWFPFYRAWQFSLIPEFRAPEFHAAISSYRKIITLITPFIAGILASIHPTMPYATSLATFLAAAGLFIYLSREEK from the coding sequence ATGAAGTGGAGTGAAATCCCAAGGGATGCAAGAGCCTATATGCTCTATCACACAATAATAGAGCCCCAACTGATCGTCTGGTTGCTTCTACCCTTATATATGATGTACTCAGGTTACTCAGTCCTAGATGTCGGAATAATATTTACAGTCGTTAACATAGCCTCAATTCCAATAACCTATGTTATTGGAAAGATATTCAACAAGTTTGATATCAAGAAGGGTCTCATGATAATAGACATTCTTGATGGAATTGCATACATTCTATACGGGCTTGCACATGGCACATATTCTTCCCTAATGTTCTTTCTTGGTAGGCTCATAGAGAAGATATCTACCTTATTTTATCCACTATATAGAGCATACGAGCAGATAATATATCCCAAGGATAAGTATGAAGAAATCTTCGCCTGGCACTTAAGGTTGCCAGAGATCAGCAAAATGGTAGCCTTTCCGATTTTAGGGTATCTCTTTGGCTATGTCTTTACAGGATTAGAAAACTACAGAAAGGCATTCATACTCTTTGGACTTCTGTCAATCCCAACAACCCTGTATATTTACTATTTTCTTCCACCAGTACGAGCTCAAGAGAAAATAACCCAAGAAACGTTTAAATTTAAAGTTGGAGAATTCAAAGTTCTGCTTATATTTGAAGCTCTTTTTATCCTCGGCTGGAGCCTAGCTCCAGATTTTATCATGATAAACTACATAGTGTTTGAGCTTAAGAAGACGATATTCGAGGTAACAATAGTTAGTTGTATCAGTAGTGCATTTTCAATAATCGGAACGTACATTAGTGAGAAAATTCCCAAGAAAAAAGGTTTCCAAGCAATAGCGGCTGGAATGGCATTAAACGCTATATATGCTCTTATAATGTCTTTATCTCCCCCATTCTCCATTGTAATGATCGCTTATGCAATAGGCTCAATGGGAGATTCTATATGGTTTCCATTCTACAGAGCGTGGCAGTTTTCCCTGATTCCAGAATTTAGAGCTCCTGAGTTCCATGCTGCAATATCAAGCTACAGAAAAATAATAACACTAATCACCCCATTTATCGCCGGAATTTTGGCAAGTATTCATCCAACTATGCCCTACGCAACTAGTTTGGCGACTTTCTTAGCCGCGGCCGGCCTCTTCATATATTTGTCAAGAGAGGAAAAATAA
- a CDS encoding DUF835 domain-containing protein, with amino-acid sequence MVRGVEVIAKAFGWQLIPEVIYVTYSFIIFGMIVAITWYVRFLEEEYPFIIKPMERGSPGGNGEKLLGAYIVSGARSRIVDLINMIRELNAPILVFTRSPDFYRGLGENIRTVWITQASEEGIPPTKLHVIQEYAIRFAKENGYAVIIIDCLEYLLIYNEFPSVFKFLVNLKDHLLMLNSALVLAVDEKALEQRQYTLLLNEFEPL; translated from the coding sequence GTGGTGAGGGGTGTCGAAGTTATTGCGAAAGCTTTTGGATGGCAGTTGATACCTGAAGTCATATATGTGACATACTCCTTTATAATATTCGGGATGATAGTTGCAATAACATGGTATGTAAGGTTCTTGGAGGAGGAATATCCCTTTATAATTAAACCTATGGAAAGAGGATCTCCCGGGGGTAACGGAGAAAAGCTTCTTGGGGCTTATATAGTATCTGGGGCAAGATCTAGAATTGTAGACCTCATAAATATGATAAGGGAATTAAATGCCCCAATCCTTGTTTTCACGAGATCACCTGACTTTTATAGAGGGCTCGGCGAGAATATAAGAACAGTTTGGATAACTCAAGCCTCAGAAGAAGGAATTCCCCCAACGAAGCTTCACGTCATTCAAGAATATGCAATAAGGTTTGCAAAGGAAAATGGTTATGCTGTTATAATTATAGATTGTCTTGAGTATCTCCTGATATACAATGAATTCCCGAGCGTGTTCAAGTTTCTCGTGAACCTTAAGGATCATCTTCTCATGTTGAACTCTGCCCTAGTTCTGGCTGTTGATGAAAAAGCATTGGAGCAAAGACAGTACACGTTGCTGTTAAATGAGTTCGAGCCTCTGTGA
- the acdBI gene encoding acetate--CoA ligase II subunit beta, translated as MDRVAKAREIIEKAKAENRPLVEPEAKEILKLYGIPVPEFKVARNEEEAVQFSREIGYPVVMKIVSPQIIHKSDAGGVKINIKNDEEAREAFRTIMQNARNYKPDADLWGVIIYKMLPLGKEVIVGMIRDPQFGPAIMFGLGGIFVEILKDVSFRVAPVTKDDALEMIKEIKAYPILAGARGEKPVNIDALADIIVKVGELALELPEIREIDINPIFAYEDSAVAVDARMIL; from the coding sequence ATGGATAGGGTTGCAAAAGCCAGAGAAATTATTGAAAAAGCAAAAGCAGAAAACAGGCCTCTAGTTGAACCTGAGGCAAAGGAAATCCTTAAGCTCTATGGAATTCCCGTTCCAGAATTTAAGGTTGCTAGGAATGAAGAGGAAGCTGTTCAGTTCTCAAGGGAGATTGGGTATCCAGTTGTTATGAAAATAGTTTCACCCCAGATAATCCATAAGAGTGATGCTGGTGGCGTGAAAATAAACATAAAAAACGATGAGGAGGCAAGGGAAGCCTTTAGGACAATTATGCAGAATGCAAGGAACTACAAGCCGGATGCAGATCTTTGGGGGGTTATAATCTACAAGATGCTTCCCCTTGGCAAGGAAGTAATTGTCGGAATGATAAGGGATCCACAGTTTGGTCCTGCAATAATGTTTGGCCTTGGTGGGATATTCGTTGAGATTCTTAAGGACGTTAGCTTCAGGGTGGCTCCCGTTACTAAGGACGATGCTCTTGAGATGATCAAGGAGATAAAAGCATATCCAATTTTAGCAGGTGCAAGAGGAGAAAAGCCGGTAAACATTGACGCCCTGGCTGATATTATAGTTAAGGTCGGTGAGCTAGCTCTCGAGCTTCCGGAGATAAGAGAAATTGACATCAATCCAATCTTCGCATATGAGGATTCGGCAGTTGCCGTAGATGCTAGGATGATCCTCTGA
- a CDS encoding SDR family oxidoreductase, translated as MKNKLVVITGGAGFIGSHLAEALVEDNDVVVIDNLYSGREENVPEGAKLVKADIRDYTSIAEIIREADYVFHEAAQISVEESIRDPIFTEEVNVIGTLNILNALSEGNGKMIFASSAAVYGNNQNLPLREDEPPNPISPYGVSKVAGEYYCKVFHETYGVPVVILRYFNVFGPRQSSAYAGVISIFIKRALEGKPLVIFGDGKQTRDFIFVKDVVKANILVAEKKRAEGEVFNVATGRETTILELALKIIDLTSSSSSIVFGPPRPGDIRRSLADISKLRSLGFSPEYSLEDGLAETFKWFKSEWKYF; from the coding sequence ATGAAGAATAAGCTCGTTGTAATAACCGGAGGGGCCGGTTTCATAGGTTCCCATCTAGCGGAAGCCCTCGTTGAAGACAACGATGTTGTTGTCATAGATAATCTCTATTCTGGAAGGGAGGAAAATGTGCCGGAGGGAGCAAAACTCGTCAAGGCTGACATAAGAGACTACACGAGTATAGCCGAAATTATAAGGGAGGCGGATTATGTTTTTCATGAAGCCGCTCAAATAAGCGTTGAAGAGAGCATCAGGGATCCAATATTTACTGAGGAAGTTAATGTCATTGGAACCTTAAATATTCTCAATGCCCTAAGCGAGGGAAATGGGAAAATGATCTTTGCATCTTCAGCAGCTGTCTATGGAAACAACCAGAATTTACCCCTTAGAGAGGATGAACCTCCGAATCCAATATCTCCATATGGAGTTAGCAAAGTTGCCGGTGAGTACTACTGCAAGGTGTTTCATGAAACCTATGGGGTTCCGGTCGTAATCTTGAGGTACTTCAACGTTTTTGGCCCAAGACAGAGCTCAGCTTATGCTGGAGTAATTAGTATTTTCATTAAGCGTGCATTGGAGGGTAAGCCCCTAGTTATATTTGGGGATGGAAAGCAGACTAGAGATTTCATATTTGTTAAGGATGTTGTTAAGGCGAACATCCTTGTGGCTGAAAAAAAGAGGGCTGAGGGGGAGGTATTTAATGTCGCGACTGGAAGAGAAACTACAATCCTTGAGCTTGCCTTAAAGATAATAGATCTAACTTCTTCCTCTTCTTCCATAGTATTCGGTCCTCCAAGGCCGGGAGATATAAGGAGGAGCCTTGCTGATATAAGTAAGCTTAGATCCCTTGGATTCTCTCCCGAATATTCTTTGGAAGATGGGTTGGCAGAGACCTTTAAGTGGTTCAAAAGTGAATGGAAATACTTTTAA
- a CDS encoding HAD family hydrolase, with protein sequence MIKCVIFDVDETLVYYEGYNLKEWYEKIALPAMKRLGVIVDWEVFRKMAKGELPRSYVEKFGIDHVEFWKAMDRANRVYREELLKEGKIHVYPDVEALKELKKMGIKLAAVSNASQDNTELVLKAFNLLKYFDVVYGKDYSYLDGVKPNPYLINKALKSLGVKKEEALLVGDSELDIRAGKNAGIKVVQILRERKYEGADYYINNLWELVEIIRREL encoded by the coding sequence ATGATAAAGTGTGTCATTTTCGATGTCGATGAGACGCTCGTGTATTATGAAGGCTACAATCTAAAGGAGTGGTATGAAAAGATAGCCCTTCCAGCAATGAAAAGACTCGGAGTAATTGTAGACTGGGAAGTATTCAGGAAGATGGCAAAAGGGGAACTCCCTAGGAGTTACGTTGAAAAGTTTGGCATTGATCATGTAGAGTTCTGGAAGGCTATGGATAGGGCCAATAGAGTATACAGGGAAGAACTACTCAAAGAGGGAAAAATTCATGTTTATCCAGATGTGGAAGCATTGAAAGAGCTTAAGAAAATGGGGATAAAGCTTGCAGCAGTTAGTAATGCTTCCCAGGATAATACAGAGCTCGTTCTTAAGGCGTTCAACTTGCTCAAGTACTTTGACGTTGTTTACGGGAAAGACTACAGCTACCTAGACGGGGTTAAACCAAATCCATATTTGATAAACAAGGCTCTAAAAAGCTTAGGAGTTAAAAAGGAAGAAGCCCTGCTCGTTGGTGATAGTGAGCTGGATATAAGAGCTGGAAAGAATGCTGGAATTAAAGTCGTTCAGATATTAAGAGAGAGGAAGTATGAGGGAGCCGACTACTATATTAATAACCTATGGGAGCTGGTGGAGATTATAAGGCGTGAGCTCTGA
- a CDS encoding ArsR family transcriptional regulator, with product MGEELGKLLDVLGNETRRKILFLLTKRPYFVSELSQELGVGQKAVLEHLRLLEEAGLVESRIEKIPRGRPRKYYMIKKGLRLEILLTPTLFGSEMYEPKDIRKSPEYEQARELIKSQEPINVKMRELAEFLHELDERIKEIIEEKRELEEVRMLIETYIENVMKRISEENRAMMEEIFKEIERILPPAYAKRIREKFMENL from the coding sequence ATGGGTGAGGAGTTAGGGAAACTCCTTGACGTTCTTGGAAATGAAACTAGACGTAAGATACTGTTCCTACTAACTAAAAGACCCTATTTTGTTAGTGAGCTAAGCCAAGAATTAGGAGTCGGACAAAAGGCTGTACTTGAACATTTGAGGTTGTTAGAGGAGGCGGGATTAGTTGAGAGTAGGATAGAAAAGATACCAAGAGGGAGGCCAAGAAAGTACTATATGATAAAGAAAGGGCTCAGGCTTGAAATACTATTAACGCCAACTTTGTTTGGTTCAGAGATGTATGAACCCAAGGACATAAGAAAAAGTCCAGAATATGAACAGGCAAGGGAGTTAATCAAGTCTCAGGAACCAATAAATGTGAAAATGAGAGAGCTTGCAGAGTTTTTACATGAGCTCGACGAAAGAATTAAAGAGATAATTGAAGAAAAAAGAGAGCTAGAAGAAGTTAGAATGCTCATTGAGACGTATATAGAAAATGTTATGAAAAGAATATCCGAAGAAAATAGAGCAATGATGGAAGAAATATTCAAAGAAATAGAGAGAATACTACCACCAGCATACGCCAAAAGAATTAGAGAAAAGTTCATGGAAAATCTTTAA
- a CDS encoding Gar1/Naf1 family protein: protein MKRLGKVSHYAKQGLLIVRTNWVPSLNDPVVDKKLNFIGIVKDVFGPVKMPYVAIKPKVKDPEKYVGEVLYVDERRKRKKERNERDKKKKGGKKQMRRKFKS from the coding sequence ATGAAGAGGCTTGGAAAGGTTTCTCACTATGCCAAGCAGGGGCTACTTATTGTTAGAACTAACTGGGTTCCCTCACTAAATGATCCAGTCGTTGACAAAAAGTTAAATTTCATTGGGATAGTTAAGGACGTATTCGGGCCAGTCAAGATGCCCTACGTTGCTATAAAACCTAAAGTCAAAGACCCCGAAAAATACGTTGGAGAGGTTCTCTATGTAGATGAAAGGAGAAAAAGAAAGAAGGAAAGAAATGAAAGAGATAAGAAAAAGAAGGGTGGTAAAAAACAGATGAGGAGAAAGTTTAAAAGCTGA